In a genomic window of Rhodovulum sp. P5:
- the pheS gene encoding phenylalanine--tRNA ligase subunit alpha has protein sequence MDDLRQKYLDAIAGAADEAGLEDLRVQAVGKKGEISLKMRELGKMSPEERQVMGPKLNALKDEINAALAIKKEALADAALNERLQAEWLDVTLPGRPRPRGTVHPVSQVTEEITAIFADMGFAVAEGPQIESDWYNFDALNIPPEHPARQEHDTFFMSRAEGDDRPPHVLRTHTSPVQIRAMQAQGAPIRVIAPGRVYRCDYDQTHTPMFHQVEGLAIDRDISMANLKWVLEEFCRAFFEVEGVELRFRASHFPFTEPSAEVDIRCSWSDGSLKIGEGDDWMEILGSGMVHPKVLAAGGIDPDQWQGFAFGMGIDRLAMLKYGIPDLRAFFDSDLRWLRHYGFSALDRPTLHGGLSG, from the coding sequence ATGGACGATCTGAGGCAAAAATATCTCGACGCGATTGCCGGGGCAGCGGATGAGGCCGGGCTTGAAGACCTGCGCGTGCAGGCCGTTGGCAAGAAGGGCGAGATCAGCCTGAAGATGCGCGAACTGGGCAAGATGAGCCCCGAGGAACGGCAGGTCATGGGGCCGAAGCTGAACGCGCTGAAGGATGAGATCAACGCAGCCCTCGCCATCAAGAAAGAGGCGCTGGCCGACGCGGCCCTGAACGAGCGGTTGCAGGCCGAATGGCTGGACGTCACGCTGCCCGGGCGCCCGCGGCCGCGGGGTACCGTGCACCCGGTCAGCCAGGTGACCGAGGAGATCACCGCGATCTTTGCCGATATGGGCTTTGCCGTGGCCGAAGGCCCGCAGATCGAAAGCGACTGGTACAATTTCGACGCACTGAACATTCCGCCGGAACACCCCGCCCGGCAGGAGCATGACACCTTCTTCATGTCCCGTGCCGAGGGCGACGACCGCCCGCCCCATGTGTTGCGCACCCATACCTCGCCGGTGCAGATCCGCGCGATGCAGGCGCAGGGCGCGCCGATCCGGGTGATCGCGCCGGGGCGCGTCTATCGCTGCGACTATGACCAGACCCACACGCCGATGTTCCATCAGGTCGAGGGGCTGGCCATCGACCGCGATATCTCCATGGCGAACCTGAAATGGGTGCTGGAGGAGTTCTGCCGTGCGTTCTTTGAGGTCGAGGGGGTGGAGTTGCGCTTCCGAGCCTCCCACTTCCCGTTCACCGAACCCTCGGCCGAGGTCGATATCCGCTGTTCCTGGTCGGACGGGTCGCTGAAGATCGGCGAGGGCGACGACTGGATGGAGATCCTCGGCTCCGGCATGGTGCATCCCAAGGTGCTGGCCGCGGGCGGCATCGACCCCGATCAGTGGCAGGGCTTTGCCTTCGGCATGGGCATCGACCGTCTGGCGATGCTGAAATACGGCATCCCCGATTTGCGGGCGTTCTTCGATTCTGATTTGCGGTGGCTGCGGCACTACGGGTTCAGCGCGCTGGATCGGCCGACCCTGCATGGCGGGCTGAGTGGGTGA